CTTTTCTTGATTGTTTTAATAATATCTAAAATTTCTAAATTTAAAATAAATAAGGTTCTTATTTCTCGTATTTTTTTGGCTCTTACTGTTCTCTATAGTATTTTTGGAATATATAGCGCTTTTTTTCCAATAATAAAAAATCTTACCGTTAGCATCAGGGATTTACCGGAAGAATGGGAAGGAAAAACCATTGTTCAACTTTCCGATATTCATTTAGGACAAATCATTGGAATACGTTTTATGAATAGAGTGAATGAGAAAGTGGATGAAATTAACCCGGAAATAGTGGTTATTACCGGCGACCTTTTTGATGGAATGAACAAAAGCTTGAATTCTTTTATAGAGCCCCTAAACAATATCAAAGCAAAAAAAGGAGTTTATTATGTAACTGGAAATCATGAAACATATATAGGTGTGGAAAAAGCGTTAAACATTATTAAAAAAACAGAGATTAATATTTTAGATGATACAGTTGCTCTCGTAGCTGGCCTGCAAATTATAGGAATAAGCTATCCTGGTTTGGAAAAAGATATTACAGATGACAAAAATTATAATTTTAATACTCCAAGCTTATTGCTTTATCA
The Patescibacteria group bacterium DNA segment above includes these coding regions:
- a CDS encoding metallophosphoesterase — translated: MSYLILLLAISFILTVHFVAYRFFIIAFRIRRKRIKKTLFLILGILSFSFIISAILSRVWANGFIKIFYLISSIWYGFMVNFIMAMGLFLIVLIISKISKFKINKVLISRIFLALTVLYSIFGIYSAFFPIIKNLTVSIRDLPEEWEGKTIVQLSDIHLGQIIGIRFMNRVNEKVDEINPEIVVITGDLFDGMNKSLNSFIEPLNNIKAKKGVYYVTGNHETYIGVEKALNIIKKTEINILDDTVALVAGLQIIGISYPGLEKDITDDKNYNFNTPSLLLY